The genomic stretch GATCTAATTGAGAATATGGGAATAGAAAGCACCACAGGTTAATCAAGTGAAAAATGGTATCTTAAACCAGAATATGACTAAGATTCAATATTTTGAAGTTTATCAAGAACAGTGCTTGTTGAGGTGGTTATTATATGGAAAATGAAGTCAGTATAAATCCCAATCACTAGAAGCAGCAGAAATAATAGCAAATGAAAAATTTCAACAACACTATCAATTCCAAAAGCCAAAAGGTATCAATAGATAAATATATAACCACTCTGCAAAATCAGTTGCAAACCTGAAACTTATTATAGGGGCGCCTGGTCTGTCATCTGGAGTTGGGAACTCAAACTTATAGCTgcatagaaagaaaaaaagaacggAGTAAGAACAGCTAGAAATTAATGAAACAAAAATGAAATTACAATGCAGGAAAAAAGTTCAGGACAAATTTTGATGTAGCAGCTGTTCTTTGGAATTTAACATTGACTACAAAAAGAAATGGTGCTTACTCAGGATCGTTGACAACTTCATCCACATGACCCATCCGCTCCAATGCCTAGCAATTAATGAAAAAAGAAATATGTCAATGGACTAGCAAAGACAGAGtaatataacaaaaaaataaataaataacaatgcGTCGAACATCAAAAAAGAAAATAGAACCAGGATGTAGAGGTTAAAGTTAAAGCAATCTCTAAATCGCAGAGAGAAGAGTGTGGGAGGACAGGTTACCTTGATTCTTGACTGAACAAGAGATGCTCTCTTTGCGTTGTAGCGAAACTTATCAATAAATGTCTGCATTGTTAAGGAGATCATGTGCTAGTCAAACATGAGTCATGACAAAATAAAAAAGACAGAAAAAGATGTTTTGAAATAACAAGATTTTAGTAAAAGCTTGGTTATTTGCATCCACAACAGTGAACAAAAGCTCAGTGAAATTAGGAGTcgcagaaaaataaaagaaatgtagCAGCAAATTCCAAAACAAATTACCCATGAACTACCTATAAGGATATAAAATCCAACTTAATAGGCCACTCAGAAGTCAGAATCAGTTAAACCAGAATGTATAAATAATATGTTTTACATGTCATACTTCAGAGTTCAGACAGAATTAAAGGTTATTAACAAAGCATATGTTTTTGACAATAATTACAGCTTGACCTCCCTCTGTGTTGATGCCAAGGCAACCAATAATGCAGACAAAGTTTAgcataaaaagatatttaattgtaaataataaaaacaatcaGCATAACCACATTTATTTCATTATGAAAGGATTAACAACCTGCATATGGGATCTTGAACGTTCATTTGCTTCGAAAGCTTTCTGTTTATTTTTTATCTGTTCTTCTCGTGTCCTCTCAAATATATCATAATTCCCCTTGTAAGCAGTTAGTTTTTGTCCTTGTAAGTGAAGAATATCAGTGACCACCTGCAGAAACAAGGAACTTTGAATAAGACATGATTGTTGACCATTTGAACATGCCCTGCATGTATTATTAAATATACAAAGCATGGGAAACATAACAAAGATATATTACCGTGTTTAAAAATTCTCTAGCATGAGAAACAACTATGAACGTTTTTGGCCATTTCACCAGGTAAGTCTCCAGCCACAAGACAGCATGAAGATCAAGATGGTTCTGAAGGAAAATAAAACAGAGAGTAGGCAAGCCGCTCATACAAGAGTATTTTTATAAATCAATATATAGACTAAAAATGAATATAGTCAAAGGTACTTGTAATGCACACCGTGGGTTCATCCAGTAGCAATAAGTCAGGCTCTATGAACAGGGCACGCGCAAGGGCAATTCGCATTCTCCATCCTCCTGAAAATGTTTTTGTTGCTTTCAGCTGCATTTCTGGAGTAAAACTAAGACCCTGTAGAATATTTTTATAGCATGACACCAATCAGAAAATGAACAAGCTAAAACATAGTTGCTTCACcatttatatttattatagatCAAATAAAGCAAGCTAAATTTCAGAAAAGAGCTTAGGGCAATATGTCAAGAAGACACTAAGAAGTCACAAGATTCAAACACCCAAAACAGAACTAACCGCGAGGATGGCAGCTGCACGAGACTCTGCAGAATCCGCATCAATGAATTCAAGCCGTTTGTATATCTGCTGAAGCCTTTGTGAAATTGCATCTTTGTCCATTCCTCCATTGCTTTTAAAATCCTCCGAGTCCATGTCTCTCTTAAAGTAAGCCAAAAAAAGAGAATTTAAACATCAGCTCAACCAAAAAGATCAATCAAAGTATGCTAGGACAAAATAAGACAAACAAAGCAACTATGGAAAATATGTATTCACCTGCAGAGCACTAAGACGAGCTTCTTCTTGCAAAAGTTGGGTTCTTTCAATGTCAGAGTTAAGAACACATTGCAAAGCTGATACATCATCACCAACAACTTCTTGCTCCACATGCAATATCTGGCAATTTGAAGGAATGCCGTCAATGGTATGCATAGCCATGTGCCTAAGGAATGTTGTTTTTCCTGTCCCATTTCTTCCAACAAGACCTGGAAAATTGCACAGAAACATGTCGTCGTCACACGTCAATTTCAATTTGCCATCACTTGTATCATTTAAAGACGACTTCAATTTCCTTCAACAGTGCAAAAGTACAATTTCCTTTACAGCAATGACAAAACCTTATGGGATGAATGGTAACCCTTTCCAAATATCATTAGATAATCCAAAGACCAACACACATATTACAATTGGTCTAATCTGACAAGTCACCAACCATGAAACATAAAATACAGTTGTGTGCAGAAGTAGTATAAAATCAAAAGATCCATTCCTTTTACATCTTCatctttattaatatatattttgtctTAAATAATCACCATCAAAGTGAGAGAAGTTGCAATGAATAGAAAGAGATTAGTCATTTATAATTTCTTTTCAAATAGAGAGTCAATTTGTTAGAATACGCCCATGAGACTGATGCAaggtgaaattttttttttttaaaactcaccCTCCCCATGATGAAGATGAAATAAAGACAATTACAATGCCAACATAAATCAAACTTACCATAATGCCTTCCAAACGAGAGTGTGAGTTCACCATCCACAATGAGCTCACGGCCACCAACAGAAACACTGAAATTCTCCATGCGGATGTCCTTGACAGTTGATCCACCACTATTGTCGTGAGTAACACATACAACAGGCATCCCTTCCCTGGCTGCTTCCATTTCTGCTAAATGGATTTGGTATTCCACCTGAGTAATAAAAATTAGTacatattttgattaaaaaaacttAATGACCATATATTTTGATAGTGACCCAGTTCATATGAAACATCGATCAAATAACAGCAGTGCTCATTATATGGTTTGTATGACTCCTAATATGTTGCAAACTCATTTAAAGACATGTGTTACTAATTTCTCTCTTCTATATCTTCTTTGTTCTTTCTGTGTGTTCTATTTTACCTCTCTTTGGCGCTCGTCCTTCCTCTTTCTCCTTTCTAGCTTAGCTTTGTCGCGTTCAGTGAGCAATGGGCCATCAAAAACTTCAGGCTTCTTTTTTGGAGCTTGCTCTTCATCCATTCCATCATCCATTCTAAAAGGTGTTGCAAGGCTCCGCATAGTTGGTTTAGGTTTGACTAGCCCATGCTTGCCAAACTTTTCAGATAATGTGCTACATACCTATTATAAACAACAACCAAAGGTATccccaaaaacaaaaattttaatcAAATAATGAATCACGAGTTCCATGAATTCAGCATAAAAAGCTTTAACATAATTTTCACGACAGATAATAGTAATAGCAACTGGCATTGCACTTATCAAGCATACTGAAATGACCATCCCAAACTTCCCAGTTTGGCTTCCGAgaaaacaaatataaatatataaatcgAAAGTATAACAGGATCAATCCACTGCTGTTCCTAGTCGGCAAATTCAAGTTCTGTGGAAAGAGTTTTGACCGAGAAACAAAACCAAAAGGTAAGTGAAAGATGAAACTCACAGAACGACACTCGGTGAAGTCATTGACGCAACCAGCGCCGACGAGGAGCTCACCGATGGCATCGAAAGCACCCTCGCCGTCTATTCCGAAATCGAAGTCCTCGTCGGCGAGGACGTTGATGATGTAGTCGATAATTGGTTGATCCACATCCAATGCCCTACGGCCAAGCACTTCTTGCACCACAGAGCCCGCCACCTCTGTCATTTTCTCGGAAACCTGATACGTTTGTTTTCCGGGAAAATAATTCGATGGAAATATTTAGTAAcgaattttaaattttttgatttGAGATATTATTGAGCTTCGCAACACAAGGGTTTTGCCGATATTTGAGAGCCTTCTTTTTCGGCTGTGGATGGCTCCTTTGTGACTGAAGGGAGAGCATTTGAACGACGGCGTTTTGGTTTGAattgttggattaaaatcctaCACGGGTACGCACGTGTAAGTGTGTgggtttatcttttttttttttctttgaggaAATGgaatttttcaataaaaaaaagagagagagagagaaaatggaattttatttaaatggtaaaataaacatgcttttaaGGTTTGAACTGGTCAAATCTGTAAATATTTGAATATGTTTTTGAGACTAACctaatatttatcaattatattaatataaatttaaatattataaaaaattattattataataatatttaatataaaactatatatataataattatattaatataaatttaaattcaaatattataaaatatcattattataataatatattgtaTAAAactaaattatattaatataaatttaaattttataaaatattattatgataacaaTATAAAATCCCAATTTTTTTACTAAATATATtgatatgaattcaaatattataaaatattattataataatatttaatacaaaactatatatttaatacttatatcaatataaacttaaatattataaaatatcataataataataatatatagtacatattcttaatttttattaaaaaatttattatttatatttaaaaatattatcatattatatatatttaaaaaatatatataaccagcattttggtttaatttttcatttaatatatttatgtcattcttttatatataatactgtttatttatttgaaatttatattacaataatacaaatttaataaatataattaataaattctataaataaaactaaatagaTGTGCATTACGCGTTGCTTATATCTAGTAGTTAATACAAATCTCTCAAAAGAGATGAGCAAGATAgatattgtaatgccctgctacccaaggaccgttacggtgtgcattttaaacagtactaaactcgttaatcgagtcatttggccataatcgtgtaactaagtatgatttatgattaaaaaatttggtaagatacaacgtttcactaaaatgtttactgtatactgtaatatccaacattttcattatacattttttttattataaatcagagttttaatacataaaatatacaagtttacaaatttaagaaatagtaatggaaaaatagtatttaaaatatcattttatgtttttaatgagattaaagagagagaaacttgaatagtcaagtattggacccgaatgtcatataattttaattggggatttttataaaattaagaaagttttgctaaagggcttatttgaaaagaattttagtattttgggtccaagtgtaatttttaaaaataataaaaaataaaaaataaaaaaaaagaaaagaaaaggcttcagcctttctttttacccgaaccctctctctctctcctcagaaaacctctctctctctctctctctctctctctctctctctctctctctctctctctctcctctgcgtattactgttgccgacgacgcaggagtactttccggccaccatttttagccacgcgccggaccgttggattcagaggcctccgaactatcgacccacgcgagaatctagagctcactcgccgattaaacgcctcaaccactcgatttaagttcggccaccccgcgacttcaaagttgcgattcggccacctcgggcatccgtttgtcgatccgtcaccaccatcgtgctcctcgtgttgtgggcttcaaaacccaataacttgttcctacatctaccatagttgggtggtgggcccaccacgagccaccgcgatccaccgtagaccgacggtcgaaacttagtgttcgaggttccgaagtacgttttgagtctcagaaaatcatcgtttgacttgttgtggaacccgatcattttggtataatttctttaacctatatatt from Humulus lupulus chromosome 5, drHumLupu1.1, whole genome shotgun sequence encodes the following:
- the LOC133778687 gene encoding ABC transporter F family member 3 codes for the protein MTEVAGSVVQEVLGRRALDVDQPIIDYIINVLADEDFDFGIDGEGAFDAIGELLVGAGCVNDFTECRSVCSTLSEKFGKHGLVKPKPTMRSLATPFRMDDGMDEEQAPKKKPEVFDGPLLTERDKAKLERRKRKDERQREVEYQIHLAEMEAAREGMPVVCVTHDNSGGSTVKDIRMENFSVSVGGRELIVDGELTLSFGRHYGLVGRNGTGKTTFLRHMAMHTIDGIPSNCQILHVEQEVVGDDVSALQCVLNSDIERTQLLQEEARLSALQRDMDSEDFKSNGGMDKDAISQRLQQIYKRLEFIDADSAESRAAAILAGLSFTPEMQLKATKTFSGGWRMRIALARALFIEPDLLLLDEPTNHLDLHAVLWLETYLVKWPKTFIVVSHAREFLNTVVTDILHLQGQKLTAYKGNYDIFERTREEQIKNKQKAFEANERSRSHMQTFIDKFRYNAKRASLVQSRIKALERMGHVDEVVNDPDYKFEFPTPDDRPGAPIISFSDASFGYPGGPILFRNLNFGIDLDSRVAMVGPNGIGKSTILKLIAGELQPSSGTVFRSAKVRIAVFSQHHVDGLDLSSNPLLYMMRCYPGVPEQKLRSHLGSFGVTGNLALQPMYTLSGGQKSRVAFAKITFKKPHIILLDEPSNHLDLDAVEALIQGLVLFQGGVLMVSHDEHLISGSVEELWVVSEGRVNPFHGSFNEYKKILQS